The Candidatus Eisenbacteria bacterium nucleotide sequence ACCAGCAGCGAGCGTCCGAGCCGCCGCGTGCGCAGGGCGGCGTCGAAGGCGGCACGGTCGAAGTCAGACATGCACGACGTCCGATCGCGGCCGGGCCGACGTCACGCGTTCACACCCACATCCTCGATCTCGAGGCTCAGGTTGAGCGCCGGCGCCGAGTGCGTGAGCGCGCCGACCGACAGGAAGTCGACGCCGGTCTCGGCATAGCCGCGCACCGTGTCGAGGTTCAATCCGCCGGAGACCTCGAGCTCGGGCCAGCGCTTCGCGCCTTTGCGCTTCATGCGTTCGTCGGGCGGATGAATGCGGCACCACGCGTCGACCGCGGCGACCGCGGCGCGCACCTCTTCGACGGTACGATTGTCGACCAGGATGCGATCGACCTCGGGGCGCAGCGCCTCTTCGAGTTGCGCCATCGACTCGACCTCGACCTCGAGCGCCACGTCTTGACGGGTGCGCTGGATCCGATCGATCGCTGCGGTCAGGCCGCCGGCCGCCCGGATGTGGTTGTCCTTGACCAGGTACATGTCCCACAGCGCGAAACGGTGGTTCTCGCCGCCGCCCATCTTGACCGCGTACTTCTCGAGGTAGCGAAGTCCGGGTGTCGTCTTGCGAGTGTCCAGAATCGCGGCACCGGTGCCGTGGATGCGCTCGACGAACTTGCGCGTGAGCGTCGCGATGCCCGAAAGGTGCTGAAGGAAGTTGAGCGCCGTGCGCTCGCCGGTAAGGATGCTGCCCACGGGCCCGAACAGTCGTGCGGCCGCGACTCCCGCCTTCACGAACGTGCCGTCCCTGACCTGCGGCTCGAAGCGCAGCGCAGGCTCGAGTTCGCGGAACACCAGCCGCGCCACGTCGAGGCCCGCGACCACTCCGTCTTCCTTGACCATGATCGACGCGCGAGCGCCGACCCCCGACTTGATGGTGTTCAGCGTGGTGATGTCGCCGGTGCCCACGTCCTCGGACAGGGCCCAGCGTACGATCGGCAGGGCGACGGATTCGAGCATGGGCGCAGTCTAGCCC carries:
- the nadC gene encoding carboxylating nicotinate-nucleotide diphosphorylase, whose product is MLESVALPIVRWALSEDVGTGDITTLNTIKSGVGARASIMVKEDGVVAGLDVARLVFRELEPALRFEPQVRDGTFVKAGVAAARLFGPVGSILTGERTALNFLQHLSGIATLTRKFVERIHGTGAAILDTRKTTPGLRYLEKYAVKMGGGENHRFALWDMYLVKDNHIRAAGGLTAAIDRIQRTRQDVALEVEVESMAQLEEALRPEVDRILVDNRTVEEVRAAVAAVDAWCRIHPPDERMKRKGAKRWPELEVSGGLNLDTVRGYAETGVDFLSVGALTHSAPALNLSLEIEDVGVNA